The Dama dama isolate Ldn47 chromosome 23, ASM3311817v1, whole genome shotgun sequence genome contains a region encoding:
- the LOC133044327 gene encoding small integral membrane protein 20-like: protein MTNTVKKPDPGPAGGSRVWRVPGTRRIRIAPAGARSGNLRTALVFRGFISLLGAACYPIYFQPLMRLEEYKKEEAINRAGIVQEDLQPPGLKAWSDPFGRK from the coding sequence ATGACCAACACCGTTAAGAAACCAGACCCCGGCCCAGCCGGCGGGAGCCGGGTTTGGAGAGTCCCGGGCACTCGAAGAATCCGCATAGCCCCGGCTGGAGCCAGGTCCGGGAACCTGCGCACTGCTCTCGTTTTCCGCGGCTTCATCTCCCTGCTCGGCGCCGCCTGCTACCCCATCTACTTCCAGCCCTTAATGCGGCTGGAGGAGTACAAGAAGGAAGAAGCCATAAATCGAGCTGGTATTGTTCAAGAAGACTTGCAGCCACCAGGGTTGAAAGCGTGGTCGGATCCATTTGGCCGGAAATGA